The genomic window CAAAAATCGATCGGTCTCAAGTGCCTCGTACATAGATGGCTCTCCCACGTGCGGATTTGAGCCTCGCTTGAGGAATTCGACGGCAGCCGTAAAACCGCTTCCGACCAAGGCCTCTCCTACTGGTGTCAGTCCATTTGACTCTACCTCGTTGATATCCCCTCCGTGTTCGAGATACCACCAATAATGGTCTGCCTGATCCAAGTGGAACTCAAAGTTGGAATACGCATGGTGTAGGATTCGACTACCGACAGAATAACCTCGATCGAGCTTACTTTCGTCATTCGCGAAAGAAAGATCGGCACCCTTTTCGACGAGCAATTGAAACGTCGCAAAATTACTCTTGTCTCTTGCGGCAAGAGCCAAGGGAGTTAAGTGAGTATCCGAGCTTACATTGATTTTCGCGCCGAATTCGATCGCGAGTCGAGTTCCTTCCTCGCTCCCAAAAACGGCAAGAACATGCAATATGCTCAAATTCTTGTTTCCCTTCGCGTTGATTTGCGCGCCTTCTGTGATTAGTTGCTGTGCCGTCTGCTTTTGTCCCAGCAAAAGGGCCTCGACTAGCTGCGAGTCAATCTCTCTCGAAAAAACTTCCCGTATCGGCTTGGTACCGTGAGGCGGCGTAATGGTTTGAAGGTTCGGGCGTAAAAAATAGGGAATCCGAGCATCGAACGAATCGTCCGGCTTTTCTTGAGCAAGTGCCATTTGAGAACACAATATCAGAAAGAGCAAAGCGCGCAGGTGCTGAACAAACATGGCATCACTCCTACTTATCCGGAACTGAGACGAGGCTTAACGATTTCTGCCAAATGGGTGTGCCGGGCATGGCCCTGTTGCTTGTTTAAGGTATGCAGTCTTATGCATTGCAATACGTTCCATCAAACTCGGCCCCTAGAATCCACTGTTGTCATCGAACAGGGGCATTTCCCACTCATCGCCCAATAGGTGAGGCGGCAGCCCGGCAAGGTAGCACTGCCAACCACCAATCCCAGCTCCCGCATCTTAGGTGCATCACGGGCCTCTGGCCAGTGTCTTAGTGGCTGAAACAGGTTGCAACCTGGTCCCTGCTTCGCACTGGCTAGAAGCCAGTGGCACACGTTGGCTGTTGATTGGCTGTTGCCCGCTTCCAGGTTGCCACTCGTCCGGCGCTGCCTGGTGCGTCGAGACGCACCCTACGGGATTGATGTTGGGTTGCTCGTTCGATCAGCGTCGCTCGCTCCCCTTCCCCGTCCTTTAGCATCCCGGCCAGATTGCACTGCCAACCACCATTTCCAACT from Bremerella sp. JC817 includes these protein-coding regions:
- a CDS encoding ankyrin repeat domain-containing protein, giving the protein MFVQHLRALLFLILCSQMALAQEKPDDSFDARIPYFLRPNLQTITPPHGTKPIREVFSREIDSQLVEALLLGQKQTAQQLITEGAQINAKGNKNLSILHVLAVFGSEEGTRLAIEFGAKINVSSDTHLTPLALAARDKSNFATFQLLVEKGADLSFANDESKLDRGYSVGSRILHHAYSNFEFHLDQADHYWWYLEHGGDINEVESNGLTPVGEALVGSGFTAAVEFLKRGSNPHVGEPSMYEALETDRFLDDRIKEDPEGYKEYRELLDEMREQPDLIADAQRRMRKHEQFLERYKKSGHYQAIERKKADAKALRGKLEESIPHPVENVNP